In one Triplophysa dalaica isolate WHDGS20190420 chromosome 9, ASM1584641v1, whole genome shotgun sequence genomic region, the following are encoded:
- the cldn8.3 gene encoding claudin-17 has product MVQGKCELIALCLGIIGLIGTAAVTALPMWKVTAFIGENIIVMEVRWEGLWMTCIRQSNIHMQCKVYDSLLFLPPDLQAARGLTCCALALSGLGLLVSLVGLRCTSCLRDQPRVKSIIVMAMGAMQILASFCVIIPVSWTANTIIRDFYNPLLIDAQRRELGEALYVGWVTSAFLLASGVIFLCRRIGPHSDVFYVHQPGYSSNKHSFDQSPPLINSSLRDQPLLQNNSFSIYPSVRSFTITPPFDQHLSYDGQLPLVHWNMIPLQNTMQYLPQTAQHPDGLSTHFTGSNVSNPYSSCTSGSALQILPQKQLFIGYNYSRVQSYSSDSRSGLRI; this is encoded by the coding sequence ATGGTTCAAGGCAAGTGTGAATTGATCGCTCTGTGTCTGGGCATCATCGGTCTGATCGGCACGGCCGCTGTCACAGCTCTCCCCATGTGGAAGGTGACGGCCTTCATCGGAGAGAACATCATCGTCATGGAGGTCCGCTGGGAGGGCTTGTGGATGACCTGCATCAGACAATCCAATATTCACATGCAGTGTAAAGTGTACGACTCTCTGCTCTTCCTCCCACCAGACCTGCAGGCCGCCCGCGGGTTGACCTGCTGCGCTCTGGCGCTCTCCGGACTGGGCCTGCTGGTGTCCCTGGTGGGTCTCCGTTGCACCTCCTGTCTCAGAGATCAACCGCGGGTCAAAAGCATCATTGTGATGGCCATGGGGGCGATGCAGATCTTGGCTTCTTTTTGTGTTATCATTCCAGTCTCTTGGACAGCTAACACCATCATTAGAGACTTTTACAACCCATTGCTCATCGACGCCCAGCGTAGGGAACTCGGGGAGGCGCTGTATGTCGGCTGGGTCACCAGCGCTTTCCTCTTGGCGTCTGGGGTTATATTTCTGTGTCGTCGCATTGGCCCGCATTCTGACGTGTTTTACGTACATCAGCCTGGTTATTCAAGCAATAAACACAGTTTTGACCAGTCTCCCCCTCTCATTAATAGCTCTTTAAGAGACCAACCTTTGCTCCAGAACAACAGCTTCTCCATCTATCCGTCCGTGCGCAGCTTCACCATCACACCCCCTTTTGATCAACATTTATCTTACGATGGGCAGCTGCCTTTAGTGCACTGGAACATGATACCACTTCAGAACACAATGCAATATCTACCCCAAACTGCCCAGCACCCCGATGGGCTTTCCACACATTTCACGGGAAGCAACGTCAGTAATCCATACAGTTCCTGCACCTCCGGCTCAGCGTTACAGATTCTCCCACAGAAACAACTTTTCATAGGGTACAACTATTCCAGAGTACAGTCTTACAGCTCAGACAGTCGATCTGGACTGCGTATATAA
- the cldn8.1 gene encoding claudin-8 → MASGALEIVAMCVSLIGLIGVAASTGMPMWRVTAFIGENIIVMETRYEGLWMNCYRQANIRMQCKVYDSLLALPPDLQAARGLMCCSLALTGLGLVISIAGMQCTACIQGNDRAKRMVLLVAGCMILMACLCCIVPVSWTGHVIIQDFYNPLLIDAQRRELGEALYIGWVSSAFLFVGGCIFTCCTSSSDKGPDQRYSYNRQAAPYVAYQPQPVSFHPQPRSLYGHPSGPPSFIQQPSYETSRQQSFIQPSRQPSFIQTSRQQSFMQPSRHPSARSAVAYL, encoded by the coding sequence ATGGCTAGCGGCGCTCTGGAGATCGTGGCAATGTGCGTGTCCCTCATAGGACTCATCGGGGTGGCGGCCAGCACCGGAATGCCCATGTGGCGCGTGACGGCTTTCATCGGCGAGAACATCATCGTGATGGAGACAAGGTACGAGGGCTTGTGGATGAACTGCTATAGGCAGGCGAACATCCGTATGCAGTGTAAAGTGTACGACTCGCTGCTGGCGCTGCCCCCTGACCTCCAGGCTGCACGTGGGCTCATGTGCTGCTCCCTGGCTCTGACCGGTCTGGGTTTAGTGATCTCAATCGCCGGTATGCAGTGCACGGCGTGCATCCAAGGGAACGACAGAGCCAAGCGTATGGTCCTTCTCGTGGCGGGATGCATGATTCTCATGGCCTGCCTCTGTTGCATCGTTCCCGTCTCCTGGACGGGTCACGTGATCATTCAGGACTTCTATAACCCTTTGCTCATCGACGCCCAACGAAGGGAGCTCGGAGAGGCTCTTTATATCGGCTGGGTGTCGTCCGCCTTCCTGTTCGTCGGTGGATGCATATTCACCTGTTGTACCTCATCTTCAGACAAGGGCCCGGATCAGAGGTACTCGTACAACAGACAAGCCGCCCCCTACGTGGCCTATCAGCCTCAGCCTGTGAGCTTTCATCCTCAGCCACGGTCCTTGTACGGCCATCCTTCTGGTCcaccatcatttattcagcaaCCGTCTTATGAAACGTCCAGACAGCAGTCGTTCATACAGCCTTCAAGACAGCCGTCGTTCATACAGACATCGAGACAGCAGTCGTTCATGCAGCCCTCCAGACATCCATCTGCCCGCAGCGCTGTCGCGTACCTCTAA
- the cldn8.2 gene encoding claudin-8 yields the protein MSYTAGSYPDKAYLGKAYGGSVYTGYTDPNDAKDVYKDQLKMEKRKRRDAICCELVALIIGFIGLVGVAAVTGLPMWKVTAFIEENIIVMETRWEGLWMNCYRQANIRMQCKVYDSLLYLPADLQAARGLMCASVAVSTIACIVASVGMRCTRLVDSRPRTKHIVLVSGGCLFLVGCLTTIIPVSWTANVIIRDFYNPLLIDAQRRELGEALYIGWVSSALLFCAGVILLCRHAPRTQDKEDMGSVLYRARSAQYNNSYGPGYTYQPAYAGYNYQPTYSPVPPTMYNPPRY from the coding sequence ATGTCTTACACCGCCGGCTCTTACCCGGACAAAGCCTACCTGGGCAAAGCGTACGGGGGCAGCGTGTACACGGGCTACACGGATCCGAATGATGCAAAGGATGTTTATAAGGACCAGCTGAAGAtggagaagaggaagaggagggacGCCATCTGCTGCGAGTTGGTGGCCCTGATCATCGGCTTCATCGGCCTGGTCGGCGTCGCCGCCGTCACGGGCCTCCCCATGTGGAAAGTGACGGCGTTCATTGAGGAGAACATCATCGTCATGGAGACTCGTTGGGAAGGATTGTGGATGAACTGCTACAGGCAAGCCAACATCCGCATGCAGTGCAAAGTCTATGATTCTTTGCTGTACCTTCCGGCCGACCTGCAGGCCGCCAGGGGTCTCATGTGCGCCTCCGTGGCTGTGTCCACCATTGCCTGCATCGTGGCGTCCGTAGGGATGCGCTGCACACGACTCGTGGACTCTCGTCCTAGGACCAAGCACATCGTCCTGGTGAGCGGAGGCTGCTTGTTTCTGGTCGGCTGCTTGACCACGATCATCCCCGTCTCTTGGACTGCTAACGTGATCATTCGGGACTTTTACAACCCACTGTTGATCGACGCCCAGCGCAGGGAGCTCGGGGAGGCCTTGTATATCGGATGGGTCTCTTCTGCTTTGCTCTTCTGCGCTGGGGTGATTCTTCTCTGTCGACACGCTCCGCGGACCCAGGACAAAGAGGACATGGGGTCTGTGCTGTATCGGGCCAGATCAGCCCAGTATAACAACTCGTACGGGCCTGGATACACATATCAACCTGCATATGCTGGATACAACTATCAGCCCACGTATTCTCCAGTCCCACCAACGATGTATAACCCTCCACGATACTAA
- the LOC130428375 gene encoding glutamate receptor ionotropic, kainate 1-like — MVAVLANEKKKHMDVKCSSCRCIMAKKRAVCFVLLCFMTELSLSAQQVLRIGGIFETLENEPISVEELAFKFAVTNINRNRTLMPNTTLTYDIQRINLFDSFEASRRACDQLALGVAAVFGPSHSSSVSAVQSICNALEVPHIQTRWKHPSVDNKDSFYINLYPDYASISRAVLDIVQFYKWKALTVVYEDATGLIRLQELIKAPSRYSIKIKIRQLPTGSKDARPLLKEMKKGKEFCVIFDCSYQTAADVLKQLLSMGMMTEYYHFFFTTLDLFALDLEPYRYSGVNMTGFRLLNIDRPQVASVVEKWSMERLQAPPKPETGLLDGMMTTEAALMYDAVYMVAAASQRASQVTVSSLQCHRHKPWRFGSRFISMFKEAQWNGLTGQIIINKTDGLRKDFDLDVISLKEDGIEKIGVWNSITGLNLTDSNKDKNTNVTDSMANRTLIVTTILENPYVMHKKSDKPLYGNDRFEGYCLDLLKELSNILGFSYEVKLVTDGKYGAQNDKGEWNGMVRELIDHVADLAVAPLTITYVREKVIDFSKPFMTLGISILYHKPNGTNPGVFSFLNPLSPDIWMYVLLACLGVSCVLFVIARFTPYEWYNPHPCNPDSDVVENNFTLINSVWFGVGALMQQGSELMPKALSTRIVGGIWWFFTLIIISSYTANLAAFLTVERMDSPIDSADDLAKQTKIEYGAVRDGSTMTFFKKSKISTYEKMWAFMSSRKNTALVKNNREGIQRVLTTDYALLMESTSIEYISQRNCNLTQIGGLIDSKGYGVGTPIGSPYRDKVTIAILQLQEEGKLHMMKEKWWRGNGCPEEDSKEASALGVENIGGIFIVLAAGLVLSVFVAIGEFIYRSRKNLDIEEVSVGQCEWHNKY; from the exons ATGGTTGCAGTTTTGGCAAATGAAAAGAAGAAGCATATGGACGTTAAATGTTCCTCCTGCAGGTGTATCATGGCGAAGAAGAGAGCTGTTTGCTTTGtactgctgtgtttcatgacaGAGTTGAGTCTGAGCGCGCAGCAGGTCTTGAGAATTG GAGGCATTTTTGAGACTCTTGAGAATGAACCAATCAGCGTCGAGGAACTTGCCTTCAAATTTGCTGTTACCAACATAAACAGGAACAGAACTTTAATGCCCAACACCACGCTGACCTACGACATCCAGAGAATCAACCTGTTTGACAGCTTTGAGGCCTCCAGACGAG cgtGTGATCAGCTGGCTCTGGGTGTGGCCGCAGTGTTCGGACCCTCTCACAGTTCCTCAGTCAGTGCGGTTCAGTCCATCTGTAACGCTCTGGAGGTTCCTCACATCCAGACTCGATGGAAACACCCGTCTGTGGACAACAAAGACAGCTTCTACATCAACCTGTACCCAGATTACGCCTCCATCAGCCGGGCCGTGCTCGATATCGTCCAGTTTTACAAGTGGAAAGCCCTGACTGTGGTTTATGAAGATGCAACAG GGCTGATTCGTCTTCAAGAGCTGATCAAGGCTCCGTCACGATACAGTATCAAGATTAAAATCCGTCAGTTGCCGACCGGCAGTAAAGATGCCCGGCCGCTGCTGAAAGAGATGAAGAAGGGAAAAGAGTTTTGTGTGATCTTTGACTGCTCGTATCAGACCGCGGCTGACGTCCTCAAGCAG CTGTTGTCTATGggcatgatgacagaatattatcATTTCTTCTTCACTACTCTG GACCTGTTTGCGTTGGACCTGGAGCCGTACCGTTACAGCGGGGTGAACATGACGGGTTTCCGTTTGTTGAACATCGACCGTCCTCAGGTGGCGTCAGTGGTGGAGAAATGGTCCATGGAGCGACTGCAGGCTCCGCCAAAACCTGAGACCGGCCTGCTGGACGGAATGATGACA ACAGAAGCGGCGTTGATGTATGATGCTGTATATATGGTTGCTGCCGCATCTCAGCGAGCGTCTCAGGTCACAGTGAGTTCTCTTCAATGCCACAGACACAAACCCTGGCGCTTCGGCTCACGCTTCATCAGCATGTTCAAAGAG GCTCAGTGGAATGGACTGACGGGACAGATCATCATAAACAAGACAGACGGACTGAGGAAAGACTTTGATCTGGATGTCATCAGTCTGAAAGAGGATGGGATAGAAaag ATCGGCGTGTGGAACTCGATCACAGGCCTTAACCTGACAGACAgcaacaaagacaaaaacaccAATGTGACGGACTCCATGGCCAACCGGACGCTCATCGTCACAACTATTCTG GAAAACCCGTATGTGATGCATAAGAAGTCTGATAAGCCTCTGTATGGAAACGATCGGTTTGAAGGCTACTGTCTGGATCTGCTGAAAGAGTTATCCAACATCCTGGGCTTTTCCTACGAGGTCAAACTCGTGACTGATGGAAAATACGGAGCTCAGAATGATAAAGGAGAGTGGAATGGTATGGTCAGGGAACTGATAGATCAT GTGGCAGATTTGGCCGTGGCTCCGCTCACCATCACTTACGTGAGAGAGAAAGTCATTGACTTCTCAAAGCCGTTTATGACTTTGGGAATCTCCATTCTCTATCACAAACCTAACGGGACAAATCCAGGTGTGTTCTCGTTCCTGAACCCTCTGTCTCCAGACATCTGGATGTACGTGCTGCTGGCCTGCCTCGGGGTCAGCTGCGTTCTCTTCGTCATTGCCAG GTTTACACCGTATGAATGGTACAACCCTCATCCCTGCAACCCAGATTCTGATGTAGTCGAGAACAACTTCACTTTAATAAACAGTGTTTGGTTTGGAGTTGGAGCCCTGATGCAGCAAG GATCGGAGCTGATGCCCAAAGCTTTATCCACCAGGATTGTTGGAGGCATCTGGTGGTTCTTCactctcatcatcatctcatcatacACAGCTAACCTGGCCGCCTTCCTCACTGTGGAGAGAATGGACTCGCCTATAGACTCGGCCGATGATCTGGCCAAACAGACCAAGATAGAGTACGGCGCTGTGAGGGACGGCTCCACCATGACCTTCTTTAAG AAATCCAAAATCTCCACCTATGAGAAGATGTGGGCGTTCATGAGCAGCCGTAAGAACACGGCTCTGGTGAAGAATAACCGCGAGGGGATCCAGCGTGTGTTGACCACTGACTACGCTTTACTGATGGAGTCCACCAGCATTGAATACATCAGTCAGAGAAACTGTAACCTCACACAGATCGGAGGACTCATCGACTCAAAGGGCTACGGCGTGGGCACTCCTATCG GTTCACCGTACAGAGATAAGGTGACCATCGCTATCCTGCAGTTACAGGAAGAAGGGAAGCTTCACATGATGAAGGAGAAGTGGTGGAGAGGAAACGGTTGTCCTGAGGAGGACAGTAAAGAGGCCAGCGCTCTGGGTGTGGAGAACATCGGAGGAATCTTCATCGTGCTGGCGGCCGGACTcgtcttgtctgtgtttgtggcGATCGGGGAGTTTATCTACAGGTCCAGGAAGAATCTGGACATCGAGGAGGTGAGCGTGGGACAGTGCGAATGGCACAACAAGTACTGA